A window from Melopsittacus undulatus isolate bMelUnd1 chromosome Z, bMelUnd1.mat.Z, whole genome shotgun sequence encodes these proteins:
- the TMEM231 gene encoding transmembrane protein 231, with translation MAVELFSHPALHTRYRAGLCSAAALALALLTLLTYVPPLFVAYRSHGFWRKQSSYLEQPTVRFRYELLLVATTGPSPGSFLAWSTFPAFNRLQGERLRVPLLSIREEDKNQDGKMDQFHFRLELPLQPTEHVVGVQLILLFSYQLYRMSTFVMQSMAFLQYFSPVPGSQLYMNGDLKLKQRQLLNYCGLDTRYNVSLVNGTSPFASDYDLTNIIAAYWDRNVTTVFSDPNPLWMAGRATDTPFIINATIHYPVEVILYQPGFWEVIKFAWIQYVSILLIFLWVFGRIKMFIFQNHVLTTTSVTPVLPVSPVLSYKQHQS, from the exons ATGGCCGTGGAGCTGTTCTCGCACCCCGCGCTGCACACCCGGTACCGCGCCGGCCTCTGCTCCGCCGCCGCGCTGGCGCTGGCGCTCCTCACGCTGCTCACCTACGTGCCACCGCTGTTCGTGGCCTACCGGAGCCACG GTTTCTGGCGGAAGCAGAGCTCGTACCTGGAGCAACCCACGGTGCGGTTCCGGTACGAGCTGCTCCTCGTGGCCACCACCGGGCCCAGCCCCGGCAGCTTCTTGGCTTGGAGCACGTTCCCAGCGTTCAACCGGCTGCAGGGGGAGCGGCTGCGGGTCCCGCTGCTGTCG ATTAGAGAAGAAGACAAAAACCAAGATGGCAAAATGGATCAGTTTCACTTTAGATTGGAACTTCCGCTGCAACCTACAGAGCATGTAGTTGGTGTTCAGCTGATTCTACTCTTTTCCTACCAGCTTTAT AGGATGTCAACGTTTGTGATGCAAAGCATggcttttcttcagtatttttctcctgtgcCAGGGTCTCAGCTGTATATGAATGGAGACCTGAAACTGAAGCAGAGGCAATTACTTAACTATTGTGGACTGGATACCAGATACAAT GTGTCTCTGGTCAATGGCACAAGTCCCTTTGCAAGTGACTATGATCTGACAAACATCATTGCAGCATATTGGGATAGAAATG TTACAACAGTCTTTTCAGATCCCAACCCTCTCTGGATGGCTGGAAGAGCAACAGATACACCATTTATCATTAACGCCACTATTCATTACCCAGTGGAAGTTATCTT GTATCAGCCAGGATTTTGGGAAGTGATTAAATTTGCCTGGATCCAGTATGTCAGCATTCTCCTTATATTTCTTTGGGTGTTTGGTAGgattaaaatgtttatattcCAGAATCATGTGTTGACTACAACTTCAGTAACGCCAGTTTTACCAGTGTCTCCAGTACTGTCCTACAAACAGCACCAGTCCTGA
- the LOC101879576 gene encoding carbohydrate sulfotransferase 5 gives MARIRIPSTIVIIFVAIQTGFLLFMYARYSSFMTQPEEKPSQVHILILSSWRSGSSFVGQLFSQHPSVFYLMEPAWHVWVTMYQNSAKVLHMAVRDLVRSVFLCDMSVFDAYMPWKRNLSDLFQWAVSRALCSAPACDSFQRTDITSEMACKTLCGRYPFSKVEEACKTYSHVVIKEVRFFDLKVLYPLLTDPSLNLKIIHLVRDPRAVVKSREQSVKALARDNGIVLSTNGTKVEDSKYKVMQEICRSHVQIYETATLKPPHFLKDRYLMIRFEDLVKDPLSEISEMYKFADLSLTPMLKSWIYNITHGEGPGKKKEAFKITSRDAVSVSQAWRNALSFQKIKKIQEVCRGAINMLGYQLVDSEKEQKDLSLDLVLPRRQNQFSWSSFNPQH, from the coding sequence ATGGCAAGGATTCGAATTCCTAGCACAATTGTTATAATTTTTGTTGCAATTCAGACTGGATTCTTACTCTTCATGTATGCCCGGTATAGTAGCTTCATGACTCAGCCTGAGGAGAAACCATCTCAAGTCCATATCCTCATTCTCTCTTCTTGGCGGTCAGGATCTTCTTTTGTTGGTCAACTTTTCAGCCAGCACCCCAGTGTCTTCTACCTGATGGAGCCTGCATGGCATGTGTGGGTTACAATGTACCAGAACAGTGCCAAGGTCTTGCACATGGCAGTGCGGGACCTTGTCAGGTCGGTCTTTCTGTGTGACATGTCTGTGTTTGATGCTTACATGCCTTGGAAGAGAAACTTATCTGATCTTTTCCAGTGGGCAGTGAGTCGGGCTCTGTGTTCAGCTCCTGCCTGTGACTCCTTTCAGCGTACTGACATAACCAGTGAAATGGCATGCAAGACTCTTTGTGGACGGTACCCATTCAGCAAGGTGGAGGAAGCCTGTAAAACCTACAGTCATGTTGTCATCAAGGAGGTTCGATTCTTTGACTTGAAGGTCCTCTACCCCCTTCTCACTGATCCATCCCTGAatctcaaaatcattcacttgGTCCGTGACCCCAGGGCAGTCGTCAAGTCACGGGAACAATCCGTCAAAGCATTAGCCCGTGACAATGGGATTGTTTTGAGCACCAATGGCACCAAAGTGGAAGACAGCAAATACAAAGTAATGCAAGAGATCTGTAGAAGTCATGTTCAGATTTATGAAACGGCTACTCTAAAACCACCCCATTTCCTTAAAGATCGCTATTTAATGATCCGTTTTGAAGACCTGGTGAAGGATCCGTTATCAGAAATCTCAGAAATGTATAAATTTGCTGATCTTAGTTTGACCCCCATGCTCAAAAGCTGGATCTATAATATCACACATGGAGAGGgaccaggaaagaaaaaagaagccttCAAAATCACATCTCGAGATGCAGTTAGTGTTTCACAGGCCTGGAGAAATGCTCTTTCCTtccagaaaattaagaaaatacaggaagTTTGCAGAGGTGCTATAAACATGCTTGGCTATCAGCTGGTGGATtcagaaaaagagcagaaagatcTGTCACTGGATTTAGTGCTGCCAAGAAGACAGAATCAGTTCAGTTGGTCATCATTTAATCCACAGCACTGA